The nucleotide window AAATAGCGCGGGTAAAGTTGTCGATATTCGCCCGATGACCGTTCAACCCGAATGGCTGACCGAAGAAGAAGCGATCAGAGACGCGGTCGAATGGGGCCACCGGTTCATCGATCGTGAGTTCGAATCGGAGCAGCCTCACTCCTGGGTCAGCGCCCGGTCTCGCGCGGAGGTCTGGTTCCGCGATGCGGAAGAAAAATCGCACGGGCCAGACATCAGTTCCTGAACGCTGCAAAGCCGGCCCTGCAAAACGCTCGCAGGCTCAGTGAAATTTTTCCGCAGCCGCTCTCTACTTCCGCAGACGCGCCCCGATTTCCTGGGTACTGAGCGACAACAGATCTTCGCTGATCTGCTCGAATATCATTCGACGCGCTTCCTCGCTCAGATTCGAACGCACCATGCCGAGAAATTTCGCCTCCATGGCGAGCCGCAGCCGATTGTAAAGTTGATGGAGTCGCCCTTTCTCCAGATAGTCGGCAACTCGCTTTGCAAATTTCTCGCGGTCTTTCTCGGTCAGGGCCGTACCGGTGTATTCATCGTTGACGAGAACTTCGACCTGCTGCAAGTCGAGCGTAAGCCCAGGCATCCGGAAAACACGCGCGCGCCCTCCGTCAGCCACGACAAGCCAGGTAACTTCGACCATCATGCACCTCTGAGCAGGAATTTTTTAGCGCATCCGAGGCGCTCGATTGCCGACAGTGCCGACGACACTCACTCAAGATAGCAGTTCGGACCGGATACGCCCAAGGTCAATTCACCGATTCATCGCATCGGCGCGAAGTTCGCCGCTCGCCCGGCTTCCGTACAACAGCTTCGAGCGCTACGAGCGCTTGCCTCTTGCCGGAGTCCTGTGCCGTTTCGCATCCGCAGCGGGCAGCAGATTTGCCGCCAGGAAATCGACGAAGACCCTCAGCTTGGGCGACACGTACGGACTCGACGGCCACACCGCGCGGAACACGCCGCTGTGTTCGACGTATTCATCCAGCACCGTCACGAGGCCGCCATCGGTGAGTTGCCGGCGGATCGCAAAGTCCGGCACGCAGGTTACGCCGAGCCCTTCCTCGGCGAGCGCGATCAGCGGCTCGATCGTGCTCGACGAGGCCGTGACGGGCAGCGCCACGTCATTGCCGGAAGCGGGCGTCACCAAAGGCCAGCGCTGCAACTTGCCGCTGGTCGGATAGCGATGATGCAAGCAGGCGTGGTTCAACAGATCCTCGGGCTTCGACGGCGTACCGGCGCGAGCAAAGTAAGACGGCGCGCCGACGAGTTGAAGCCGGTAAGCGCCGAGCGTGCGCGCGATCAGCCGCGAGTCGCTGGCGTCGCCGGTGCGCACGACGACGTCGAAGCCATCGTTGACGACATCCACCAGGTGATCGCTGAAATCCAGATCGAGTTCGATCTCGGGATAGGCGCGCATGAAGCCGCTCAAGGTCGGCATCATCAGCATACCGACCATCGGCAAACTCACGCGAAGCCGGCCCGTGGGCGCACCTTTGGCTTGCGCGAAGCCGAACTCGATCGCGTCGATTTCGGAAAAGATGCGGCGACAACTCTCGAGGAATTGGTGGCCTTCGTGCGTCAGCGTGATGCTGCGCGTGCTGCGGTGGAAAAGGCGCACGCCGAGGCGTTTCTCGAGCCGTGCCACGGCTTTACCGACCGCGGATGAAGACAGGCCGAGTTGCTGGCCGGCATCCGTGAAACTGCGCAACTCCGCAGCGCGGGAAAAGACTTTGAGTGCGTTGAGACTGTCCACGCCGCATCCCCACGATTGCGGACATTGGTGTCCGATAAGTCGGGAACTCTAGCATATTGATGGCCGGGAACGCCGCCCTCAGAATCATGCAACGCATCACTTTCGCCCTGAGGCATTGCATGAAATCCGCACACGTTACCTCCGCTCTCCCCGCTCCGATCTACTGGCTGGCGCTCGGCGCTTTCGCGATCGGCACCGAAGGCTTCATGATCTCCCCGCTGTTACCCGGACTCGCCGCCGATCTCTCGGTGAAGATCGAAACCGCGGGCCAGCTGGTCACCGTTTTCGCTCTGGCCTATGGTCTCAGCTCGCCGGTGTTGACGGCGCTAAGCGGCAGTCTGAATCGCCGCACCTTGTTGCTCGCGAGCATGATCGCCTTCGCGCTCTCCAATGTCCTTGCCATGGTCGTGCCGAACTTCTGGGCGCTGGTGGGCGCGCGCGTGCTGCTGGCGCTGTCTGCCGGTCTGTATGTGCCGGGTGCGAATGCGCTGGCGAGCGTGATCGTGCCGCCCGAACGCCGCGGCCGCGCGATCGCGGTGGTCAATGGCGGCATCACGATCGCCATCGCACTCGGCGTGCCCCTCGGCGCGGTCGTCGGTCATGCACTTGGCTGGCGTATGACGTTTGCCGGCGTCGCCGGCCTGGCGACGCTCGCCGCGGCCGGCCTGGTCATCGGGCTGCCGCGTGACATCGGAGCGGGCATTCCGACCGCGACGCTGCGCGAACGCATCGCGGTGGCGCGCAACCCGGTCGTGCTGGCAACGCTGCTGACGACCACGCTCTGGGCCACCGGCGCCTACACGGTCTACACGTATCTCTCGCCGTTTCTCGCCAGTGTCACCGGCTTGGCCGGTGCGCAGATCGGCATGGTGATGTTCATGTGGGGGCTCGCTGCCGCAGCCGGCGTCGTGACCGGCGGCAACGCCAGCGACCGGTTCGGGCCGCTGGCCGTGATCGTGCCGACGATCGCGCTGTCGGGCCTCGCCTTCGCCACGCTGTCGATCAGCGCGCGCTTCCTGTCACCCGGGGCCGCACTCATGCCCGTGCTCGTGGCCATCGCGTTGTGGGGCGTCGCGCACTGGGCGTTCTATCCGGCGCAGCAGGCGCGGCTCATCGACATCGCCGGCCTCAAGGTCGCATCGATCGTGCTGTCGCTCAATGCATCGTTCATGTATATCGGTTTCTCGATAGGCGCCGCGCTCGGCGCACTGACCCTGGCTCACGGCGGCGTGGGTAGCCTCGGATGGGTCGCGGCGGCCAGCGAGCTGGCGGCAGTGCTGCTGACGCTGGCGATCGTCGGACGGCCAGCCGTGATGGGCGCGACTTGCCAGGCGGAGCGCGGATAGTTGCCTGATTGCCGCCGGTGCTGTCACTCAGAACGACCTGTCCAATGCGGCGGCGCATCGCACTGGACAGTTGTCGCACCGTTCTTTTCAACCGTGAGATTGACAGAACGTGCGCCACCAGGCCGCGTTCTATGCCGCGTACCTGCGGGCACGGTCAGCAATTGGCCGGCTTGCAGGTCGATTGATCCCTCTTCGACGTCGATGGTAAGAACGCCTTCGACGACGAGAAATGTCTCGTCCGAATCCGGATGAAAGTGCCAGAAAAATGGCGCGTCCATGACGCTCAAATGGACGTCGTGGTCATTGACGCTCGTCAGTACCTTGTTTGAATATCCTTGCGGCGTGTCGCCGGCGACCGCGCCAATATCGATCATCTGGATCATGTCGTCTCCGTTTAACGTTACAGGCAGGATGATTGAGCTATTAGGACACAGAGAACGCTTGGCTTACTAACTGACTCTGCACGTCCAGCGTAGTCCGGTATCGACGTGGTCGTTAAGGCAGAAATTTTCACGAGTATGTGAGCGAAACTCGCCGGTCGCTGCAAGCTTGCCGATGTTCTTACCCATTAAGCAAAGACCGTTCCGAAGCTGATGCGGTCGTCGGCATCGCCCAAACGCCAAACCTCGAAGTTCGGTACGATAAGCCCGCCTGCCGCACGAGCACATCCTGCTATGAACGAAATGACAATGGACTGGGGCGATGTCCGCGTGTTTCTCGCGATTGCCCGTTGCGGCACACTCGGCGCAGCCGCGCGCCAACTGGGGCAGACCCAGCCCACCATGGGCCGCCGGCTGCGTGCGCTCGAAAACGCGGTCGGCCAGGCGCTGTTCCAGCGCACCGCCGACGGCTTCGTCCTGACCGACGAAGGCCATGCGGTATTGAGTTTCGCGGAGCGAATGGAGGAAGAAGCGCTCGCGTTCACACGTTCGCTTGCCGGGACCACGCAGCAGTTGACGGGCTCGCTGCGCGTGTCGTCGTCCGACTGGTTTGGCATTCATGTGCTGACACCGGTATTCGCCACGTTTCTGTCGCGGCATCCGCAACTGTCGATCGAGTTGATCACCGATTCGCGACGCTACAGTCTCTCGCGCCGTGAGGCGGATCTCGTGTTTCGCATCACGCCTTTCGACGAACCCGACGTGATCCAGCGAAAGATCATGGATCTGAACTACGCGCTGTACGGGCACGCCGATCTGGTTGCACCGCAGGCCGGCGATGGCGCGGGGCAATCGCTGATCACGATGGACAGCGCCTTCGAGGCGTTGCCCGACGTGACGTGGATTCGCCGCATGCTGCCGAATGCACGAGTTGCGTACGCCAGCAACAATCGTGGCGTCCAGGCGCGCATGTGCGCCGAGGGCGGCGGCTTCGCGGTCCTGCCGTCCGCGCTCGGCGACAACACGCCGGGACTGCGGCGCATCGACCTCGGCGAAACGCCGCCGGGCCGTGAGGTCTGGCTCGGCTACCATCGCGACCTTCGGCGGCTGGGGCGGTTGCGGGCGCTGATCGACGTTGTCGTCGACAGACTCGCCAACGCCGGATAGGCATCTGACCGCCGCTGAAATCACTCGCGGCCGCCGACCGGCGCAACCAGCGTCACTCGATATCGACGACGATTTTGCCCCGCGCGCTGCGATCGCTGATTGCGTCGTACCCCTGTTCCGCCGAGCGAAGATCGAAGCGGCGCGGATCGAGCCGCGGCGTCAATTGACCCGCTTCGGCGAGGCGCGTCGCCTCGCCGAGCATCTCACCGTGATGCGCCCGATTCTCGCCGCTCAGCAGCGCATGCAGGGTGAACACGCCGGAATACGTCGCCTCGCGAAAGGACAGCGGCGCGAGTGCATGCGTACCCCAGCCGAGCGCGCTGACGACATGGCCAAAATGCTTGACCGCCGCGAACGATGCATCGAGCGTTGCGCCGCCCACCGTGTCGGCGACCACCTCGAAGCCCGCGCCGCCCGTATGCTGGGCGACGTATTGCTCGACGTTCTGCGCGGCGTAATCGATCGGCGTGGCGCCGAGGCGTGTGAGTTCGTCGTGATCGCGTGCGCTCGCCGTGGCGAACACCCGCGCTCCGAGCGCCCGCGCAAGTTGCACCGAGACGTGGCCCACGCCACCCGCGCCGCCTTGCACGAGCACCGTTTGTCCGGCCTGAAGCTTCGCGCGATCCACGATTCCCATGTACGCGGTGATGAACACCAGCGGCAGAGAGGCGGCTTCGCGCATCGACAGATTGGCGGGCTTCAATGCGAGCAGATCCGCGTCGACGGCGGCATATTGTGCAAGCGAACCCTGGATGCCGCCGACGCCGCCGGTCATGCCGTAGACCTCGTCGCCCGCTTTGAAGCGGGTCACGCCCGCGCCCACCGCCTCGACCACGCCGGCCATGTCGATGCCGAGCACCAGCGGCAGCGGATGTTTTGCATGAGCGGCGCCACCTGAGCGAATTTTCGTGTCGAGCGGGTTGAGACCGGCCGCCGCGACGCGCACCAATACCTGGCCGGGCAACGGTTCGGGGCGCGCCAAGGTGGTGAGTTCCAGCGGTCCGTTGTACTGGGAGAGAACGAGGGCTTGCATTGTCATGGTCAACGCTCCTTGCAGATACCGGTAAGAGGAAAAGCAGATGAAGCGAATAGTGACCCATGCAAACCGGTATGAAAACTCACAAATATGCACACCCGTCATGCATTAACGCATGGCGCAACCTTTTGCCAGAGGCGGCTAGCAGCGGGATTCGTCCTACGAGACGACAGCACAGGCCTGCTAACCGCCGAGAGCCTTCCGCGTCACAGAAACATCGAAGCGTCTTTGATCAGCGCGGGCGTCACTCGGGCCTTGAGCATATCGAGCCACGCCTTGGTCTTGGCGTCGAGAAAGTGTCTGGAGGGATACAACGCGGAGACCGTGACGTCAGGCGACCGCCACGACGGAAGAACGCGAACCAGACGCCCGTCACGTATCGAATCCCTGGCCGTGAACCACGGCAACAATGCTATACCGCTAGCTTGCTCCGCGGTCTTCAGAAGGACGTCGGGATTGTCCGCAATGATGGGGCCGACGGCTTGCGCCTGATAGGTCCGCTTGCCCGACATCAGTTCCCACTCCGAGGTCACAGAAGGATTGATCAGCCGAATGCAGGCATGGTTCGCCAGGTCGCGCGGATGCCGGGGCGTACCGTACTGTTTAATGTAGGCGGGCGCCGCGCACATCACACCGAACACCGTACCCAGCGGCAGCGCCACCAATCCCGAATCCGACAGTTGTCGCGACAGGTAGATGCCCACGTCGATGCCCTCCGCAAGCAGCGCCGGCGCGTACTGTGAAGTCGCGTACTCGATGCTTACTTTGGGAAACGCCGCGCAGAATTCGGCGATCAGCGGGACCACATAGTAATTCCCGAAGCTACCCATGCATTGAACCCTGAGCCGCCCCGCCGGCTCGATCGTTGCCCCTGATGCGTACGCCTCCGCCACATTCACGCGCTCCAGGATATCCCGGCACTGAGTCACATACGTCTCGCCGGCGCTGGTAAGCGCAATCCGGCGGGTCGTTCTCTGCAGCAGTTTGGTGCGCAGGCGCTCTTCCAGGCCGGATACGAGCCGCGAGATCTGTGCGGTCGTCAACTCCATCTGCTCGGCGGCCGACGTGAAGGTTCCGGCATCCACCACCCTGACAAACGCCGTCATGGCGTGAAGCAGTCCGTAATCCAGATTTTTACGCATGATGTAACTAAGTTTCCAATCTGCCTCGATTGTTACTCACAGTAGGACTATTCAGAATGGTCGTCAAGCCGGCACTGCGTCCGAATCCGTCAGACAGCGGCGCCCCTTTTCGACATCTTTGGAGCAACACCATGAACGGTGCAGAAAGTCTGCTGAAGTCGCTGGTTGCTAGCGACGTGGAAGTCTGTTTTGGAAACCCGGGCACATCGGAAATGCATTTCGTCGCCGCGCTCGACGCGGTGAAAGAAATGCGACCCGTGCTGGGTCTTCAGGAAAATGTCGTGACGGGCGCCGCCGACGGCTACGCACGCATGGCCGGCAAGCCGGCCGCCACGCTTCTGCACCTGGGACCGGGGCTGGCAAACGGCCTGAGCAATCTTCACAACGCGCGCCGGGCGTCCAGTCCGATCGTGAATATCGTCGGGGACCATGCGTCGTCGCACGCACGGTACGACGCGCCGCTCGCCTCGGACATCGCCGGCTTTGCACGCCCGGTGTCGGACTGGGTTCATTCGTCCACGAGCGCCCGTTCTGTCGGCGCGGATGCGGCACGCGCCGTGCGCGCAGCGCGGGAAGCGCCGGGCAAGATCGCGACGCTGATTCTCCCGGCCGACACCGCCTGGGATCCGGCGGTTGAAGTTGCCGCTCCGCTGCCGCTTCAGCCGCGCACACACGCGGCCGGTTCGACTATCGACCGGGTAGCCAGCAAACTGCAGGCAGGCTTAAAGGCGGTCCTCCTCGTCAGAGGCGACGCGCTTCTCGGCGAAGGTCTGGTCGCGGCGGGCAAAATCGCGGCGAAGACCGGGGCGCGGTTGGTGTCCGACACGTTTGCACCACGTTTGGAACGCGGCGCGGGTCGTGTACAGGTCGAGCGGCTTCCCTACTTCGGCGAGCACGCCACTGAATTCCTCGCCGAGACAGAGCTGCTGATTCTGGTCGGCGCGCGTCCCCCGGTCAGTTTCTTCGCGTATCCCGACAAACCCAGCTGGCTCACGCCCGACGCCTGCGAGATCGCCGTGCTAAGTCATCCGCACGAAGACGGCGCGGCCGCACTGGCAGCGCTCATGGACGCCGTGAATGCGCGAGGCGTCGAGGAACGCGTCGTCGCTCGGCAAGCGATTGCCTTGTCACTCGACGGCGCACTCGACGCGAAAAGCATCGCGCAGATCGTGGCCATGCATCTGCCCACGAACGCGATCGTCGCCGACGAGGGCGTTTCGTCGACACTGCCTTACTACGACCTCCTGAATAACACCGCGCCGCACGATTTTCTCAATCTGACCGGCGGCGCGATCGGCAGCATGATGGCCGTGTCGACCGGCGCCTCCATTGCGCGCCCGGACCGCAAGGTTGTAACGCTGGTCGGCGACGGCAGCGCAATGTACACCGTGCAGTCGCTCTGGACTCAGGCGCGCGAGAACCTCGACATCGTGACCGTCGTGTTTGCCAATCGCGGTTACAAGGTGCTGAACAACGAACTGGTGCGCGTGGGCGCGTCTTCGAATGGACCGAACTCGGGCGCCATGCTCGATCTGGGCACCCCGGCGTTGGACTGGGTTTCGATCGGACAGGGCTTGGGTGTCGGCGCCGTCCGCGCGAATTCCCGCCGCGCTTTCGAGCAGGCGTTCGCTTCGGCGATCGCGCAGCGTGGCCCGCGCCTGATCGAAGCAGTGCTCGAGTAAGCGCCCGGAACCTGAAACGGGGGCAGGCCCAACATGTCAATTTCGTAATGAACCGGTGGGGATCGCGTCAGGTGCGGAAGCGCAATATGGCTTCCAGACGCTCAAGGAAGAAAGACCCGCGCAATACCAGTAGCGTCGAATTAGCTGCTGCTATTCAGCGAATTTCCCTCAATCAACCATCGTATTTATTTCGGAGTCTGAATCATGAAGAAAGCTATTGTTTGCCTCGCCCTCGCTGCTGCCGCCTTGTCCGCTCCGGTGCTCAGCTTCGCGCAATCCAATGGGCCGGTGACGCGCGCCGAGGTCCGCAGCGATCTCGTGCAGGTGGAACGGGCCGGCTATAACCCGGCGCGATCCGAAGATGCCAACTACCCGGCCGACATCCAGGCCGCCGAAGCGAAAGTCACGGCGCAATCCACGCATCAACAGGCGGCGCAGGGCTACGGCGGTGTGCCGGCGAACAGCACGTCGTCAGGCGGTCCGGCGCACACGGCGACGCAATCGACCTGTGTCGGTCCGGTCAGCTTCTGCACCCCGTACTTCGGCAAATGAATG belongs to Paraburkholderia aromaticivorans and includes:
- a CDS encoding DUF6566 family protein, with amino-acid sequence MPASTVFYGEFEMVVRPETNKFGAWIASVSLKNSAGKVVDIRPMTVQPEWLTEEEAIRDAVEWGHRFIDREFESEQPHSWVSARSRAEVWFRDAEEKSHGPDISS
- a CDS encoding host attachment protein; the encoded protein is MQQVEVLVNDEYTGTALTEKDREKFAKRVADYLEKGRLHQLYNRLRLAMEAKFLGMVRSNLSEEARRMIFEQISEDLLSLSTQEIGARLRK
- a CDS encoding LysR family transcriptional regulator encodes the protein MDSLNALKVFSRAAELRSFTDAGQQLGLSSSAVGKAVARLEKRLGVRLFHRSTRSITLTHEGHQFLESCRRIFSEIDAIEFGFAQAKGAPTGRLRVSLPMVGMLMMPTLSGFMRAYPEIELDLDFSDHLVDVVNDGFDVVVRTGDASDSRLIARTLGAYRLQLVGAPSYFARAGTPSKPEDLLNHACLHHRYPTSGKLQRWPLVTPASGNDVALPVTASSSTIEPLIALAEEGLGVTCVPDFAIRRQLTDGGLVTVLDEYVEHSGVFRAVWPSSPYVSPKLRVFVDFLAANLLPAADAKRHRTPARGKRS
- a CDS encoding MFS transporter, translating into MKSAHVTSALPAPIYWLALGAFAIGTEGFMISPLLPGLAADLSVKIETAGQLVTVFALAYGLSSPVLTALSGSLNRRTLLLASMIAFALSNVLAMVVPNFWALVGARVLLALSAGLYVPGANALASVIVPPERRGRAIAVVNGGITIAIALGVPLGAVVGHALGWRMTFAGVAGLATLAAAGLVIGLPRDIGAGIPTATLRERIAVARNPVVLATLLTTTLWATGAYTVYTYLSPFLASVTGLAGAQIGMVMFMWGLAAAAGVVTGGNASDRFGPLAVIVPTIALSGLAFATLSISARFLSPGAALMPVLVAIALWGVAHWAFYPAQQARLIDIAGLKVASIVLSLNASFMYIGFSIGAALGALTLAHGGVGSLGWVAAASELAAVLLTLAIVGRPAVMGATCQAERG
- a CDS encoding cupin domain-containing protein encodes the protein MIQMIDIGAVAGDTPQGYSNKVLTSVNDHDVHLSVMDAPFFWHFHPDSDETFLVVEGVLTIDVEEGSIDLQAGQLLTVPAGTRHRTRPGGARSVNLTVEKNGATTVQCDAPPHWTGRSE
- a CDS encoding LysR family transcriptional regulator, whose product is MNEMTMDWGDVRVFLAIARCGTLGAAARQLGQTQPTMGRRLRALENAVGQALFQRTADGFVLTDEGHAVLSFAERMEEEALAFTRSLAGTTQQLTGSLRVSSSDWFGIHVLTPVFATFLSRHPQLSIELITDSRRYSLSRREADLVFRITPFDEPDVIQRKIMDLNYALYGHADLVAPQAGDGAGQSLITMDSAFEALPDVTWIRRMLPNARVAYASNNRGVQARMCAEGGGFAVLPSALGDNTPGLRRIDLGETPPGREVWLGYHRDLRRLGRLRALIDVVVDRLANAG
- a CDS encoding zinc-dependent alcohol dehydrogenase family protein, which encodes MTMQALVLSQYNGPLELTTLARPEPLPGQVLVRVAAAGLNPLDTKIRSGGAAHAKHPLPLVLGIDMAGVVEAVGAGVTRFKAGDEVYGMTGGVGGIQGSLAQYAAVDADLLALKPANLSMREAASLPLVFITAYMGIVDRAKLQAGQTVLVQGGAGGVGHVSVQLARALGARVFATASARDHDELTRLGATPIDYAAQNVEQYVAQHTGGAGFEVVADTVGGATLDASFAAVKHFGHVVSALGWGTHALAPLSFREATYSGVFTLHALLSGENRAHHGEMLGEATRLAEAGQLTPRLDPRRFDLRSAEQGYDAISDRSARGKIVVDIE
- a CDS encoding LysR family transcriptional regulator, with protein sequence MRKNLDYGLLHAMTAFVRVVDAGTFTSAAEQMELTTAQISRLVSGLEERLRTKLLQRTTRRIALTSAGETYVTQCRDILERVNVAEAYASGATIEPAGRLRVQCMGSFGNYYVVPLIAEFCAAFPKVSIEYATSQYAPALLAEGIDVGIYLSRQLSDSGLVALPLGTVFGVMCAAPAYIKQYGTPRHPRDLANHACIRLINPSVTSEWELMSGKRTYQAQAVGPIIADNPDVLLKTAEQASGIALLPWFTARDSIRDGRLVRVLPSWRSPDVTVSALYPSRHFLDAKTKAWLDMLKARVTPALIKDASMFL
- a CDS encoding acetolactate synthase large subunit, which codes for MNGAESLLKSLVASDVEVCFGNPGTSEMHFVAALDAVKEMRPVLGLQENVVTGAADGYARMAGKPAATLLHLGPGLANGLSNLHNARRASSPIVNIVGDHASSHARYDAPLASDIAGFARPVSDWVHSSTSARSVGADAARAVRAAREAPGKIATLILPADTAWDPAVEVAAPLPLQPRTHAAGSTIDRVASKLQAGLKAVLLVRGDALLGEGLVAAGKIAAKTGARLVSDTFAPRLERGAGRVQVERLPYFGEHATEFLAETELLILVGARPPVSFFAYPDKPSWLTPDACEIAVLSHPHEDGAAALAALMDAVNARGVEERVVARQAIALSLDGALDAKSIAQIVAMHLPTNAIVADEGVSSTLPYYDLLNNTAPHDFLNLTGGAIGSMMAVSTGASIARPDRKVVTLVGDGSAMYTVQSLWTQARENLDIVTVVFANRGYKVLNNELVRVGASSNGPNSGAMLDLGTPALDWVSIGQGLGVGAVRANSRRAFEQAFASAIAQRGPRLIEAVLE
- a CDS encoding DUF4148 domain-containing protein; the encoded protein is MKKAIVCLALAAAALSAPVLSFAQSNGPVTRAEVRSDLVQVERAGYNPARSEDANYPADIQAAEAKVTAQSTHQQAAQGYGGVPANSTSSGGPAHTATQSTCVGPVSFCTPYFGK